GTTTCGGGCCTTTGATGGGCATGACTGGGTTTGGGATTACATGCCTGCCGGGCCGTTTGCCTCCTCGGCGCAGTTTCACCGCTGGATGAAGGAGGTCACGGGTTCGCAGGATTTCGTGTTTCATGCGATATTCGACAAGGAAAGCGGCGCTTTCAGCGGCTTTGCCTCTTACCTGCGCATACAACCTGCGGCGGGCTCCATCGAGGTGGGCTGGATCGCCATGGCCCCCGGCTTGCAGCGGACGCGGGCCGCGACCGAGGCGATGTATCTGATGATGAAATGGGCTTTTGAGGCGGGATACAGGCGGTATGAGTGGAAATGCGATGCGCTCAACCGGCCCTCGCGGCGCGCGGCGCAGCGGCTTGGGCTGACCTATGAGGGGGTGTTTCGGCAGGCCACCGTGGTCAAGGGGCGCAACCGCGACACGGCGTGGTTTGCGGCGATTGACGGCGAATGGCCCGCGCTGGACGAGGCGTTTCGGCTCTGGCTTGATCCGTCGAATTTCGGGCCGGACGGGCAGCAGCGCGAGCGGCTGAGCGATCTCACCCGCCTTGTGCGCGGCGGGGAAGATCCTCTTCTTTCAACGCGTTAGTCTTTCGGGATGACGCGCAGATTCAGGTCCATCAGCTGATCCGCTGCAGGCTCTGACGGTGCGTTCATCATCAGATCCTCGGCGCGCTGGTTCATCGGGAACATGATGACCTCGCGGATATTCGCCTCATCGGCCAGAAGCATCACGATCCGGTCGATCCCGGCGGCGCAGCCCCCATGCGGCGGCGCGCCGTATTGGAACGCGTTGACCATCCCGCCGAAGCGTTTTTCGACCTCGTCCTTGCCGTATCCGGCAATCTCGAAGGCTTTGAACATGATCTCGGGGCGGTGGTTCCGAATGGCACCTGACACAAGCTCATAGCCGTTGCACGCCAGATCATATTGATATCCCAGCACTTTCAGTGGATCTCCCTCAAGCGCCTCCATCCCGCCTTGCGGCATGGAAAACGGGTTA
The nucleotide sequence above comes from Roseovarius carneus. Encoded proteins:
- a CDS encoding GNAT family N-acetyltransferase; translation: MTDPRPVGPLLPRWTPPPAPTGAMMDGRYVRLERLDADTHAALLFRAFDGHDWVWDYMPAGPFASSAQFHRWMKEVTGSQDFVFHAIFDKESGAFSGFASYLRIQPAAGSIEVGWIAMAPGLQRTRAATEAMYLMMKWAFEAGYRRYEWKCDALNRPSRRAAQRLGLTYEGVFRQATVVKGRNRDTAWFAAIDGEWPALDEAFRLWLDPSNFGPDGQQRERLSDLTRLVRGGEDPLLSTR